From Paenibacillus sp. V4I7, one genomic window encodes:
- a CDS encoding stalk domain-containing protein, with protein sequence MKPLKHILVSSLMAATFLGGSSVWAAGLSTDALLSSSGQILSDVSTFAGIGDFEDKSGDALSAAFRAPGSVVQLSDGSILVADTRNHLIRKILDGKVTTFAGPEVVVTKNNQGFPTGGLVNGKSSEAFFNAPTGLAVDANGNVYVADSANNAIRKVDMNGQVSMLAGNGVPGSKDGKGVEANFNHPSDVAVAADGTVYVADSLNHVIRKIAVDGSVTTLNAAATRAIEIRPGEASFAGEFQDGSLATAKFNEPAGLVLDSKGNLYVSDTGNQRIRYIDLQAGTVTTVAGSTPVLSNQTIYDKNELYAGGDFADGDALKAKFDFPKGLAVTSEGGVLISDSLNHVIRYLLNGEVSTIAGTVQTGEADGVEQAAEFYNPSDVLVTAQGNIVVADSSNNKIRRIAPYQLPGNLANNNGVKVVNGDKVISFDAEPEIQGGRTMVPVRAISETFGYEVKYARQAGKSVVQLIKGDVTVELTIGETSVVRKQIGQTDSNQVTDVSPYVKQDRTYVPVRFFAEQIGLDVQWDAAHQTAILRTKSYVK encoded by the coding sequence ATGAAACCCTTAAAACATATACTCGTTTCATCCCTAATGGCCGCAACCTTTTTGGGAGGTTCATCCGTATGGGCGGCAGGATTGTCGACGGATGCTCTATTATCCAGCAGTGGACAGATCCTATCGGACGTGTCTACCTTCGCGGGAATCGGCGATTTTGAAGATAAGAGCGGGGATGCGCTAAGTGCGGCATTCCGTGCTCCGGGCAGTGTTGTTCAACTTTCAGATGGCAGTATTCTTGTAGCTGATACAAGGAATCATCTCATTCGTAAAATTTTAGATGGAAAAGTAACGACTTTCGCAGGTCCAGAAGTTGTCGTGACGAAGAATAACCAAGGCTTTCCTACGGGAGGGCTTGTTAATGGGAAATCGTCAGAAGCCTTTTTCAATGCGCCCACAGGGTTAGCTGTAGATGCTAATGGGAATGTGTATGTAGCTGATTCAGCTAATAATGCAATTCGGAAAGTGGATATGAATGGACAAGTTTCCATGTTGGCTGGAAATGGCGTTCCTGGTAGTAAGGATGGAAAAGGTGTTGAGGCAAACTTTAATCACCCAAGTGATGTTGCGGTAGCTGCAGATGGAACCGTGTATGTCGCGGATTCACTCAATCATGTTATCCGTAAAATAGCAGTTGACGGCAGTGTTACTACTTTGAATGCGGCTGCGACTCGAGCTATTGAAATCCGTCCAGGGGAAGCTTCCTTCGCGGGTGAATTCCAAGATGGCAGCTTAGCCACAGCGAAGTTCAATGAACCCGCTGGATTGGTTTTAGATAGCAAAGGCAATTTGTATGTAAGTGACACAGGCAACCAACGTATACGTTATATCGACCTCCAAGCAGGGACTGTGACTACGGTGGCTGGATCGACACCCGTTTTAAGCAATCAGACAATCTATGATAAAAATGAGTTATATGCAGGTGGAGACTTTGCAGATGGAGACGCGCTTAAGGCGAAGTTTGACTTCCCTAAAGGGCTTGCAGTAACTTCCGAAGGCGGAGTTTTAATCTCAGATAGTCTGAATCATGTGATTCGTTATTTGCTGAATGGAGAGGTTTCAACGATTGCAGGAACAGTCCAAACAGGTGAAGCGGACGGCGTGGAACAAGCAGCTGAGTTTTACAATCCTAGCGACGTTCTAGTAACTGCTCAAGGTAATATTGTGGTAGCAGACTCCTCTAATAACAAAATTCGTAGAATAGCTCCTTATCAGTTGCCGGGAAATCTAGCAAACAATAACGGAGTAAAAGTAGTGAATGGTGATAAAGTGATTTCATTCGATGCAGAGCCTGAGATTCAGGGTGGACGTACAATGGTTCCAGTTCGTGCCATAAGTGAAACATTTGGCTATGAAGTCAAATATGCCCGGCAAGCTGGGAAATCTGTCGTTCAGCTTATTAAAGGTGATGTTACGGTTGAGCTGACGATTGGTGAAACAAGCGTTGTACGAAAACAAATAGGTCAAACAGACAGCAACCAAGTGACGGATGTTTCTCCTTATGTGAAGCAAGATCGTACGTATGTGCCGGTACGTTTCTTCGCAGAGCAAATCGGCTTGGATGTCCAGTGGGATGCCGCTCACCAAACAGCCATTTTACGCACGAAATCATATGTGAAATAA
- a CDS encoding L,D-transpeptidase, which produces MKDKNRIDQLERFFQHNPIEDPLYLKKYVKEHPDHKMAWYLLGREYAAQGKEGKAAYCFAQSGEIYEAFERQKITIEGPLPTRPSSVLHKGTTETSVKSKSSGKGKWMPFMVILILLAVPAAMDLAKKDMGDIPNETVAAAQAAVNVPVTPKQEGPSGLKLYFSNGDWGKKLQQVLSSSGSGAGESVIMEAPRSADGKWNEWNRSVKPLISVEGNGGGGGSAALTYYQSQICSCEVADGSALVPVIANWMHEREQAIVLQSAIQAYQKKTGTLPEKPEQLTKPYPNNLLPGLTPEMQEAFPQAISKINESGKAGNAQDPVQTADKTEQPKQELKEQAAPSNSQPKVSADPLLEPLRIVIDTDKHRLALVSGDFIIRSYQVGLGGEKTPQGEFFISEKVRNPNGKSNGEFGSRGMTLSDTLYAIHGTNKPSSIGKDESHGCVRMQQADVEELYNMVTHETKVTIGKGVLPPSSNSDGGNGNGGGSPGLGAGGGKPDQSFGLPLQTNDSNPSKKYKWLD; this is translated from the coding sequence TTGAAGGACAAGAATCGCATTGATCAGTTGGAACGATTTTTCCAACATAATCCGATCGAAGATCCTCTTTATCTCAAAAAATATGTGAAAGAACATCCTGATCATAAAATGGCTTGGTACTTATTAGGCAGAGAATACGCAGCGCAAGGAAAGGAAGGCAAAGCGGCGTATTGTTTCGCGCAGTCTGGGGAGATCTATGAAGCTTTCGAACGCCAGAAAATAACGATAGAAGGTCCTTTACCTACTAGACCTTCTTCAGTCTTACATAAAGGCACTACTGAGACGTCTGTTAAAAGTAAGTCCAGCGGTAAAGGGAAATGGATGCCTTTCATGGTTATTCTAATCCTGCTAGCTGTTCCCGCCGCAATGGATTTAGCGAAGAAGGATATGGGGGACATTCCGAATGAGACTGTTGCTGCAGCTCAAGCGGCAGTGAATGTACCTGTAACTCCTAAACAGGAAGGACCTTCTGGATTAAAGCTCTATTTCTCTAATGGGGATTGGGGTAAGAAGCTGCAGCAAGTTCTGTCATCTTCAGGATCAGGAGCTGGGGAATCTGTCATCATGGAAGCTCCCCGGAGTGCAGATGGTAAATGGAACGAGTGGAACAGGTCAGTGAAGCCTTTGATCAGCGTTGAGGGTAACGGGGGAGGCGGGGGTTCGGCAGCATTAACGTATTACCAGTCTCAGATTTGTTCCTGTGAGGTCGCAGATGGCTCCGCGCTTGTTCCCGTCATAGCTAATTGGATGCATGAGCGTGAGCAAGCTATTGTCTTACAAAGCGCAATCCAGGCCTACCAAAAAAAGACAGGGACACTGCCAGAGAAACCTGAACAGCTCACGAAACCTTACCCCAATAATCTCTTGCCAGGACTCACTCCTGAGATGCAGGAGGCGTTCCCTCAAGCTATAAGTAAGATTAACGAAAGCGGGAAAGCGGGGAATGCGCAGGATCCGGTACAAACGGCGGATAAAACAGAGCAGCCGAAACAAGAGCTCAAAGAGCAGGCCGCGCCATCTAATTCGCAACCGAAAGTTTCCGCAGACCCATTGCTGGAACCGCTTAGGATTGTTATTGATACCGATAAGCATCGTTTGGCTCTCGTTAGTGGTGATTTCATCATCCGGAGCTATCAAGTTGGCTTAGGAGGCGAGAAAACGCCGCAGGGAGAGTTCTTCATTAGTGAAAAGGTGCGCAATCCGAATGGCAAATCGAATGGGGAATTTGGCAGTCGAGGGATGACTTTATCGGATACACTTTATGCGATTCATGGTACGAATAAGCCTTCCAGCATCGGGAAAGATGAATCACATGGCTGTGTTCGCATGCAGCAAGCGGACGTTGAAGAGCTCTATAACATGGTGACCCATGAAACGAAGGTGACGATTGGTAAAGGGGTATTACCTCCTTCTTCAAATTCGGATGGTGGAAATGGTAATGGCGGCGGTAGCCCGGGTCTCGGTGCTGGGGGAGGGAAGCCGGATCAATCCTTTGGCCTTCCATTGCAGACCAATGACAGCAATCCCAGTAAGAAATATAAATGGCTTGATTAA
- a CDS encoding ABC transporter substrate-binding protein, with the protein MNMKKWSTMGLAASMVLIAAGCGKSTPVETTKPAASAAPTTAASAAPTAAGPKKLTGDFEIQYFVGGYGDKWWKKVIAEFQAANPDLKIKESAGPKINEQMKPRWIAGNPPDFVYIDGPELFDRQMVTDGQLEDLTDWIKDAKNVDGDKIIDLLAQKPQEFDGKIYNIPFVMSSWGIFYDKALFKDKGWAEPKDFEEFLAVSEKIKGAGINPFIHTGKYPYYINGSVLLPAIVSANNNDYKLLQDMSTNNLEAWKNPAIIKGLNKIVQLRDKGYIDKASVQINHTDSQSLFLQHKDAFIPNGLWLPNEMAKDVPASFDFGFIPSITQDKGGKVVANTSTSTFAIAKKAKNKDAAKAFMQFVFSKTQASQWAELSGAPSNIKGDISSSKAPNFVKDAAKFLSSPETVVVPTVSFAADVDKAMQDASVALTIGTITPEEWVKRVSDVVAKQKK; encoded by the coding sequence ATGAATATGAAAAAATGGTCAACAATGGGCTTAGCTGCGTCCATGGTACTTATAGCAGCAGGCTGTGGTAAATCAACACCAGTTGAAACAACGAAACCAGCTGCATCGGCGGCGCCTACGACAGCAGCTTCAGCGGCTCCAACAGCTGCTGGCCCAAAAAAATTAACCGGTGATTTTGAAATCCAGTACTTTGTTGGCGGTTATGGCGACAAATGGTGGAAAAAAGTTATTGCTGAATTCCAAGCAGCAAACCCTGATCTGAAAATTAAAGAAAGTGCGGGACCAAAAATCAACGAACAAATGAAACCCCGTTGGATCGCTGGTAACCCACCTGATTTCGTATATATCGACGGACCTGAATTGTTCGATCGCCAAATGGTTACAGACGGACAGCTTGAAGATTTAACGGATTGGATCAAAGATGCTAAAAACGTTGACGGTGATAAAATCATTGATTTGCTTGCTCAGAAACCCCAAGAGTTTGATGGCAAAATCTACAACATTCCTTTCGTAATGAGCTCATGGGGTATTTTCTACGATAAAGCACTGTTCAAAGATAAAGGTTGGGCTGAGCCAAAAGATTTCGAAGAATTCTTAGCGGTCAGTGAGAAAATTAAAGGTGCTGGAATTAATCCTTTCATCCACACGGGTAAATATCCATACTACATCAACGGCAGCGTATTGCTTCCAGCAATCGTGTCCGCAAACAACAATGACTACAAATTACTGCAAGACATGTCTACGAATAATCTAGAAGCTTGGAAAAACCCAGCTATCATTAAAGGTCTTAATAAAATCGTTCAGCTTCGTGACAAAGGTTACATCGATAAAGCATCCGTACAAATCAACCACACGGATTCCCAATCCTTATTCCTGCAGCACAAAGATGCTTTCATCCCGAACGGTCTATGGCTGCCAAACGAAATGGCCAAGGACGTTCCAGCTTCCTTTGATTTCGGATTCATTCCTTCCATCACACAAGATAAAGGTGGAAAAGTTGTAGCTAATACGTCCACTTCAACTTTTGCAATTGCGAAAAAAGCGAAAAACAAAGATGCAGCAAAAGCGTTTATGCAATTCGTATTCTCTAAAACACAAGCTTCCCAGTGGGCGGAGTTGAGCGGTGCTCCTTCTAATATAAAAGGTGACATCTCTTCCTCCAAAGCACCTAACTTCGTTAAAGATGCGGCGAAATTCTTGTCATCTCCTGAAACAGTTGTCGTGCCAACAGTCTCCTTCGCGGCTGACGTTGACAAAGCGATGCAAGATGCATCAGTGGCTTTAACGATTGGTACAATTACCCCAGAAGAGTGGGTAAAACGTGTATCTGATGTCGTAGCGAAACAAAAGAAATAG
- a CDS encoding carbohydrate ABC transporter permease — protein sequence MKTNSKMWKRNLFIASFIIPTFLFFCVFTIYPVIQALQKSFYDWSGMSENSTFIGFDNFVELFKDPIVLRAIGNDYFLVVGKVIGIMILATFFAVALTRFKLRGSGFFRAIFFIPNVISVVVIGVLWNFIYNPQIGFLNAFLSLFTGNKVDITWLGFPQHTIWMLLPPTIWAGIGFYMILMIAAIVNIPASYYEAANIDGAGQWSQFRHITMPLIWEQIKVSIVNIVITTLNGSFVIVQLMTNGGQPDNTTQVMGSYLYRMAFQQYHFGYGAAIGVMILIVSLITTLVLQRIMRQETIEMH from the coding sequence ATGAAGACCAACTCGAAAATGTGGAAACGGAATTTGTTCATCGCTTCATTCATCATTCCGACTTTTCTTTTCTTCTGTGTGTTTACGATCTACCCTGTTATACAGGCTTTGCAGAAGTCATTCTATGATTGGTCAGGAATGTCAGAGAATAGCACGTTTATTGGGTTTGATAATTTCGTCGAATTATTTAAGGATCCGATTGTACTTAGAGCCATCGGGAATGATTATTTTTTAGTCGTAGGTAAAGTCATTGGCATTATGATTCTGGCGACGTTCTTCGCTGTTGCTTTAACTCGTTTCAAGCTGAGAGGCTCTGGCTTCTTCCGTGCCATATTTTTTATCCCGAATGTGATCTCCGTTGTTGTTATTGGTGTGCTCTGGAACTTCATCTACAATCCACAAATTGGATTCCTGAATGCGTTCTTGTCACTATTCACAGGAAATAAAGTCGATATTACTTGGTTAGGATTTCCACAGCATACGATCTGGATGCTATTACCCCCTACGATTTGGGCTGGTATCGGCTTCTATATGATCTTGATGATTGCTGCAATCGTGAATATTCCTGCTTCCTACTACGAAGCAGCTAATATAGACGGAGCTGGTCAATGGTCGCAATTCCGCCACATTACCATGCCGCTCATCTGGGAGCAAATTAAGGTTTCCATTGTTAACATTGTCATTACAACACTTAATGGATCATTCGTCATTGTTCAATTAATGACAAACGGCGGACAGCCTGATAATACGACCCAAGTTATGGGATCTTATCTGTATCGGATGGCTTTTCAACAATATCATTTCGGTTATGGAGCAGCCATCGGTGTCATGATCCTAATCGTTTCACTGATTACTACCCTTGTTCTGCAGCGTATCATGCGCCAAGAAACAATCGAAATGCATTAA
- a CDS encoding carbohydrate ABC transporter permease, which yields MIIKNPLAKMFVWIILLIWSVAVLYPLIWTLLDALKNNEQFFLNAPWALPKYPLLWSNFSYVWSKYNFSTYFLNSIVVTVGSTLLGMILAAMTAYILARYDFKGNKILFTIYISSMMIPFALALIPLFFLLNDLHLINTWLGLILVYAALNLPFGIFLLVGFYKSLPKEIEEAAIIDGTSHYGTFFRVMLPLSQPGLITVMITNMLNNWNEYFLGVVLTNEPTKYTLPIGLAVMQAEMQYRVEWGPLFAGLLITTLPTLIVYMIFQRQIASGITAGAVK from the coding sequence ATGATCATTAAAAACCCGTTAGCCAAAATGTTTGTCTGGATCATTCTTCTTATCTGGAGCGTCGCCGTCCTGTATCCATTGATTTGGACACTGCTGGATGCGCTCAAAAATAATGAGCAATTTTTCTTAAATGCCCCGTGGGCATTGCCTAAATACCCGCTGCTTTGGTCAAACTTCTCCTATGTTTGGAGCAAATATAATTTTAGCACTTATTTCTTGAACTCCATTGTTGTGACGGTTGGAAGTACCCTTCTGGGGATGATTCTTGCTGCAATGACAGCCTATATCCTAGCTAGGTATGATTTTAAAGGGAACAAAATCCTCTTTACGATCTACATCTCGTCCATGATGATACCGTTCGCACTAGCACTGATTCCATTGTTCTTCTTATTGAATGATTTGCACTTAATCAATACATGGTTAGGATTAATTCTGGTCTATGCGGCACTCAATCTTCCTTTTGGAATTTTCTTGCTTGTAGGGTTCTACAAATCGCTGCCAAAAGAAATTGAAGAGGCGGCAATTATTGACGGGACCTCCCATTACGGTACGTTCTTCCGTGTTATGCTGCCATTGTCTCAACCGGGTCTAATCACGGTGATGATTACAAATATGCTGAATAACTGGAACGAGTACTTTCTTGGGGTTGTCTTGACCAATGAACCAACCAAGTACACGCTTCCAATCGGTCTTGCTGTTATGCAGGCAGAGATGCAGTATCGAGTTGAGTGGGGACCGTTATTCGCAGGCCTGCTAATAACGACACTTCCAACGTTGATTGTATATATGATCTTTCAACGTCAAATCGCGAGTGGAATTACTGCAGGTGCCGTGAAATAA
- a CDS encoding PTS transporter subunit EIIC — protein sequence MRAMYILQKIGRSLMIPIAVLPAASILLRIGKMTFSDPFLMQVAQIFELGGSAIFDNLPFIFAIGIAIGLTSGDGIAALAAAVGYLVFDNVLKHFQVGTDSADRLDMGVLGGMLVGMLSAMFFNRFQHTRLPKALGFFGGKRFVPLITSLVMVFLGVLMGFIWPPVQRGISVIGLWIVDNGNIGVFIYGMMNRLLIPTGLHHIINNIAWFQIGDYVTPTGKLLHGDISRFFAGDPEAGLFMTGFYPVIMFGLPAAALALIRSSSSNRQFVVPVMLSAALTSFLTGITEPIEFAFMFLAPGLYLIHAVLTGFSMVLMNMLQVKMGFGFSAGFIDFVLSWHQSTNPYWIVLVGIGYFFLYYVVFRTYLHFFPFKVPSQDEAVQLEAEEALVAIEEKKEDRPASILRHIGGPSNIISIDACITRLRLLVSEENLIMDSELKDLGAIGVIRLGKGNVHVVFGTESEQIRESIKPLLHQQKDKSGQA from the coding sequence ATGAGAGCTATGTATATATTGCAGAAAATAGGACGTTCATTGATGATTCCGATTGCGGTGCTGCCGGCGGCATCCATTCTTTTACGTATTGGAAAAATGACGTTTAGTGATCCATTTCTTATGCAGGTGGCTCAGATTTTTGAGTTAGGCGGAAGTGCGATTTTTGATAATTTGCCATTCATATTTGCAATAGGTATAGCCATTGGACTAACGTCCGGAGACGGGATAGCAGCACTTGCTGCTGCAGTTGGCTATTTAGTGTTCGACAATGTCTTGAAACATTTTCAAGTGGGGACTGACTCTGCGGACCGGCTGGATATGGGTGTTCTAGGCGGTATGCTCGTTGGCATGCTATCTGCCATGTTCTTTAACAGGTTCCAACATACCCGGCTGCCCAAGGCACTCGGATTTTTCGGAGGCAAGCGATTCGTTCCGTTGATTACATCTTTGGTCATGGTTTTCCTAGGGGTGTTGATGGGTTTCATCTGGCCTCCCGTTCAAAGGGGCATAAGTGTTATCGGGTTGTGGATCGTTGATAATGGGAACATTGGCGTATTCATTTACGGAATGATGAACCGGCTACTCATCCCAACGGGTTTGCATCATATTATTAATAATATAGCTTGGTTTCAAATCGGAGATTATGTCACACCAACGGGAAAATTGCTGCATGGCGATATCTCACGATTTTTCGCTGGAGACCCAGAAGCGGGACTATTCATGACAGGTTTTTATCCCGTGATTATGTTTGGGCTTCCTGCAGCAGCCTTAGCTTTAATTAGAAGCTCATCTTCTAACCGTCAGTTTGTTGTTCCTGTGATGCTTAGTGCAGCATTAACCAGCTTCCTAACAGGCATAACAGAGCCAATTGAGTTTGCCTTCATGTTCTTAGCACCAGGCTTATATCTGATTCATGCCGTCTTAACTGGCTTTTCCATGGTGTTAATGAATATGCTTCAGGTTAAAATGGGATTCGGTTTCTCAGCCGGATTTATTGATTTCGTTCTTAGCTGGCATCAATCTACGAATCCTTATTGGATTGTCCTTGTTGGGATAGGGTACTTCTTCCTTTATTATGTTGTATTTCGGACCTATCTTCATTTTTTTCCATTCAAAGTGCCCAGTCAGGACGAAGCTGTTCAGCTTGAAGCAGAAGAAGCCCTGGTGGCCATCGAAGAAAAGAAAGAAGACCGTCCAGCCAGCATTCTAAGGCATATTGGCGGACCTTCTAACATTATTTCGATCGATGCTTGCATTACACGGCTACGCCTCCTAGTGAGTGAAGAAAATTTAATTATGGACAGTGAGCTTAAAGACCTTGGTGCTATTGGGGTTATCAGACTTGGTAAAGGAAACGTACACGTTGTTTTTGGTACGGAATCGGAACAAATTAGAGAAAGTATTAAACCCTTGCTTCACCAGCAAAAAGACAAATCAGGACAAGCCTAA
- a CDS encoding PRD domain-containing protein: protein MIERTIIHVLSHNVVMAHLTSGKNSIAFGKGIGFKKTPGMLISEGEITQEFLLHTSEVLKNYEQILNAVDLKIIGITEEVIAYAQSVLEGDFSETIHASLVDHINFAVERQKRGIFITNPFAYEIGYMYPEEYKVAKKSVDFLNDHLDVKLPEDEVAFLAMHFNGARKKEQASDSLAVVRVVSQTIESAKELGFNFDDSFSTLRFISHLKGVIERVKQKKTLQNSLLEKIKEEYGDTYVKAKVLSLMLSDSLQLEVPDDETGYLTMHLERLLQRTEA, encoded by the coding sequence ATGATTGAACGGACGATCATTCATGTACTGTCCCATAATGTGGTGATGGCACATTTGACATCAGGGAAAAATTCAATTGCTTTTGGTAAAGGAATTGGATTCAAAAAAACGCCAGGAATGCTCATTAGCGAAGGCGAAATCACACAAGAATTTCTCCTGCATACATCTGAAGTTCTTAAAAACTACGAACAAATTCTGAATGCGGTTGATTTGAAAATTATCGGGATTACGGAGGAAGTCATCGCTTATGCGCAGAGCGTGCTGGAAGGCGACTTCTCCGAAACGATTCACGCCTCGCTGGTCGATCATATTAACTTTGCTGTCGAACGGCAAAAGCGCGGTATTTTCATCACGAATCCATTCGCTTATGAAATTGGGTATATGTATCCTGAGGAATACAAAGTAGCCAAGAAGTCCGTAGATTTCCTCAATGATCATTTGGATGTGAAATTGCCGGAAGATGAGGTTGCCTTCTTGGCGATGCATTTCAATGGCGCACGTAAAAAAGAGCAAGCTTCTGATTCCTTAGCGGTAGTTAGAGTAGTCTCGCAAACGATCGAGTCTGCCAAAGAATTGGGCTTTAATTTCGATGATTCCTTCTCAACGCTGCGGTTCATTAGTCATTTGAAAGGTGTCATTGAACGGGTTAAACAAAAAAAGACACTCCAGAACTCGCTGCTTGAAAAGATTAAAGAGGAGTATGGAGACACCTATGTGAAGGCGAAGGTATTATCTCTCATGCTAAGTGATTCTCTTCAATTAGAAGTGCCTGACGATGAAACGGGTTACTTGACGATGCATCTGGAACGACTGCTTCAACGAACAGAAGCGTAG
- a CDS encoding quinone-dependent dihydroorotate dehydrogenase produces the protein MLYKKLGKPILFRMDPEKAHHLTIDGLSALGSLPGGKQLLKSMYGVPSSPLLAQQLWGLQFANPIGLAAGLDKNAKAVKGFSQLGFGFMEVGTITPKPQPGNELPRLFRLPEDKALINRMGFNNVGTDIMAKNLMKTGKRDIPVAINIGKNKTTPNEQAEEDYRACIRELYTYGDFFVVNISSPNTPDLRNLQHGNDLKRLLDAVTTEMQLQEKKNGHSGKPVLVKIAPDLSDEELELTVHTIKDSGISGIIATNTTLSRQGLVHPNREQAGGLSGKPLTQRTTEVIRRVYQLTEGKLPIIGSGGIFTAQDAYDKIRAGASLVEVYTGFIYEGPGMLTSLNKGLQDLLRRDGYTHISQAIGADQH, from the coding sequence ATGCTGTATAAGAAGTTAGGAAAACCAATCTTGTTCCGAATGGATCCGGAGAAGGCGCATCATCTTACGATTGACGGGCTAAGTGCTTTAGGGAGCTTGCCAGGTGGGAAGCAATTACTGAAATCCATGTATGGAGTGCCCTCTTCACCCCTCTTGGCCCAACAATTATGGGGACTACAATTCGCAAATCCAATAGGTCTGGCAGCTGGTTTAGATAAAAATGCCAAGGCTGTTAAGGGATTCTCACAACTAGGCTTTGGTTTCATGGAAGTAGGCACAATTACACCAAAGCCACAACCGGGCAATGAGCTGCCGCGGCTATTTCGTCTTCCGGAAGACAAGGCGCTTATCAACCGAATGGGCTTTAATAATGTAGGTACTGACATAATGGCAAAAAACCTGATGAAGACAGGTAAACGTGACATACCTGTTGCTATTAACATAGGTAAAAATAAGACGACACCGAATGAACAGGCCGAAGAGGATTATCGAGCATGTATTCGGGAGTTATATACATATGGTGATTTCTTTGTTGTGAATATTAGCTCACCAAATACACCGGATTTGCGTAATTTACAGCATGGGAACGATTTGAAGCGATTGCTTGATGCAGTGACAACGGAAATGCAGCTTCAAGAGAAAAAGAATGGTCATTCAGGTAAACCTGTTTTGGTTAAAATTGCGCCGGATCTTTCGGATGAAGAACTTGAATTAACCGTGCATACGATTAAGGATAGCGGTATTTCTGGGATTATTGCCACGAACACAACACTCAGCAGACAAGGACTGGTACACCCTAATCGCGAGCAAGCAGGCGGACTTAGCGGAAAGCCTCTAACTCAGCGAACAACGGAGGTTATTAGACGTGTCTATCAACTGACGGAAGGCAAGCTGCCGATCATTGGTTCCGGGGGGATATTTACTGCGCAAGATGCCTATGACAAAATTCGGGCAGGAGCAAGCTTAGTTGAAGTGTATACGGGCTTTATTTATGAAGGACCCGGGATGCTTACAAGCTTGAATAAAGGTCTTCAAGATTTGCTGAGGAGAGACGGATATACACATATTTCCCAGGCAATCGGCGCAGATCAGCACTGA
- a CDS encoding GTP pyrophosphokinase family protein gives MDGRDWKKFLLPYEQAVEELKVKFKTLRGELKSREEYAPIEFVTGRVKKISSVLEKAKRLSVPMDQLESGIEDIAGIRIMCQFVEDIDRLAELIRSRQDMNVVYEKDYIANKKPSGYRSFHIIIEYPVQTALGMKRILAEVQIRTLAMNFWATIEHSLNYKYKEQLPSEVRARLSKAAEAAYLLDQEMSSIRGEIVASQKMFEDNSNLVNIVLNNIQELYFYHRVREAAQFQLRFNEIWETEEGLSDLSSDIEAAIARAKKGDSN, from the coding sequence ATGGATGGACGAGATTGGAAGAAATTTCTCCTGCCTTACGAACAAGCGGTGGAGGAGCTAAAAGTAAAATTTAAGACACTGCGTGGCGAACTCAAGAGTAGAGAAGAGTATGCACCTATTGAATTTGTAACGGGACGTGTCAAAAAGATATCAAGTGTACTAGAGAAAGCGAAGCGTTTGAGTGTCCCGATGGATCAATTAGAGTCCGGTATCGAGGATATCGCTGGGATTCGGATTATGTGTCAGTTTGTAGAAGACATTGATCGCTTGGCCGAGCTGATTCGCAGCAGACAGGATATGAATGTAGTCTACGAAAAAGATTATATTGCGAATAAGAAACCGAGTGGCTATCGTAGTTTTCATATTATTATTGAATATCCCGTTCAAACCGCTTTAGGTATGAAACGAATATTAGCTGAGGTGCAAATTCGGACGCTCGCTATGAATTTCTGGGCGACGATCGAGCATTCTTTGAATTATAAATATAAAGAACAATTGCCATCTGAGGTTAGAGCACGCCTTAGTAAAGCAGCCGAGGCTGCTTATCTGTTGGATCAGGAAATGTCCAGCATTCGTGGTGAGATTGTTGCGTCTCAGAAGATGTTTGAGGATAACTCGAATTTGGTAAATATCGTACTCAATAACATTCAGGAGCTTTATTTCTATCATAGAGTTCGGGAAGCCGCTCAATTTCAGCTGAGATTTAACGAAATATGGGAGACAGAAGAAGGTTTGAGTGATCTGTCGTCCGATATTGAGGCTGCAATCGCTAGAGCGAAAAAAGGAGACAGTAACTGA